One window of uncultured Methanoregula sp. genomic DNA carries:
- a CDS encoding thaumatin family protein, whose translation MIAGLLVILCVLLAGCTSSSQKPVTNATPSQKVSVTPPANDADTHTITFTNNLKETVWINILLGGESTFSDGTKCSAAGCKEIPANSGNFECCPVSQCSQSGCGPKLVKCDKGPALPYDGGFKLDPGQSKVVEAQKGWQLSFWVRTGCTGTDDNLVCETGSCKSAYDGKGKLACGGIGSDYPATKGEIKFNGGSCDFYDVSLNDGFNVPMTIKPVANYQPGTCSSGKYQCGTAGGSANLNTILPAGLSDFAYKNTNGNTVGILSACKYTVKKNGAEDVTVCCPAAQGYTSDKCHPETWPKNLQDIKNFFKTNLPDAYSWTYDDPTSTFQCASKDNAASAYAVSIG comes from the coding sequence TTGATTGCGGGATTACTGGTAATTCTCTGTGTCCTTTTAGCAGGATGCACCAGTTCATCCCAGAAACCGGTTACGAATGCAACTCCATCGCAAAAGGTTTCTGTCACTCCCCCGGCAAACGATGCAGACACTCACACGATCACGTTCACGAATAACCTTAAGGAGACGGTCTGGATCAATATCCTTCTTGGCGGAGAATCGACCTTCTCCGATGGTACCAAATGTTCTGCTGCCGGTTGCAAGGAGATTCCGGCAAACAGCGGAAACTTTGAATGCTGCCCGGTCTCCCAGTGCTCCCAGTCAGGATGTGGACCCAAACTGGTAAAGTGCGACAAGGGACCTGCCCTGCCCTATGATGGCGGATTCAAACTTGATCCCGGCCAGTCAAAAGTTGTGGAAGCCCAGAAAGGATGGCAGCTCAGTTTCTGGGTACGAACCGGATGTACCGGCACCGATGACAACCTGGTCTGCGAGACTGGCAGCTGTAAAAGCGCGTATGACGGAAAAGGCAAGCTTGCGTGCGGGGGAATTGGTTCAGACTACCCGGCAACAAAAGGTGAGATCAAGTTCAATGGCGGATCCTGCGACTTCTATGATGTCAGCCTCAACGATGGTTTCAATGTACCAATGACCATTAAACCGGTAGCAAACTATCAGCCGGGTACCTGTAGCAGTGGCAAATACCAGTGCGGAACTGCCGGCGGATCGGCAAACCTGAACACGATCCTCCCGGCAGGCCTGAGTGACTTTGCGTATAAGAATACCAATGGTAACACGGTCGGTATCCTGAGCGCCTGTAAGTACACGGTGAAGAAAAACGGCGCGGAAGATGTAACGGTCTGCTGCCCGGCAGCTCAGGGGTATACCTCGGACAAGTGTCACCCCGAGACCTGGCCCAAGAACCTCCAGGATATCAAAAACTTCTTCAAGACCAACCTGCCGGATGCCTATAGCTGGACCTATGACGATCCGACGTCCACCTTCCAGTGTGCCAGCAAGGATAACGCAGCTTCGGCTTATGCTGTAAGCATCGGCTAA